A section of the Ochotona princeps isolate mOchPri1 chromosome 19, mOchPri1.hap1, whole genome shotgun sequence genome encodes:
- the LOC101523605 gene encoding organic cation/carnitine transporter 2 yields the protein MRDYEEVTAFLGEWGPFQRLIFFLLSASIIPNGFNGLSSVFLMATPEHHCRVPDSVNLSSAWRNNSVPLLLQNGHEVPHSCRRYRLATIANFSALGLEPGRDVDLEQLEQEGCLDGWEYSQDVYLSTIVTEWNLVCDDDWKAPLSISLFFVGVLVGSFISGQLSDRFGRKNVLFVTMAMQTGFSFVQVFSKNFEMFTVLFVLVGMGQISNYVAAFVLGTEILSKSVRIVFSTLGVCVFYAVGFMVLPLFAYFIRDWRMLLLALTAPGVLCAALWWFIPESPRWLISQGRFAEAEVIIHKAAKINGVLAPATIFDPSELQDLNSKKQPSHRILDLLQTRNIRMVTIMSIILWMTISVGYFGLSLDTPNLHGDIYLNCFLSAVVEVPAYVLAWLLLRYLPRRYSMAAALFLGGGVLLFVQLVPSDLYYLATILVMMGKFGVTAAFSMVYVYTAELYPTVVRNMGVGVSSMASRLGSILSPYFVYLGAYDRFLPYILMGSLTVLTAILTLFLPESFGVPLPDTIDQMLRVKGLKYRHTPNHTKILRDSEESPAILKSTAF from the exons ATGCGGGACTACGAGGAAGTGACCGCCTTCCTGGGCGAGTGGGGACCCTTCCAACGCCTCATCTTTTTCCTGCTCAGCGCCAGCATCATCCCCAACGGCTTCAACGGCCTGTCGTCCGTGTTCTTGATGGCGACCCCGGAGCACCACTGCCGGGTGCCCGACTCGGTGAACCTGAGCAGCGCGTGGCGCAACAACAGCGTCCCGCTGCTGCTGCAGAACGGCCACGAGGTGCCCCACAGCTGTCGCCGCTACCGGCTCGCCACCATCGCCAACTTCTCGGCGCTGGGACTGGAGCCTGGGCGCGACGTGgacctggagcagctggagcaggagGGCTGCCTGGATGGCTGGGAGTACAGCCAGGACGTGTACCTGTCCACCATCGTGACCGAG TGGAACCTGGTGTGTGACGATGACTGGAAGGCCCCGCTCAGCATCTCCTTGTTTTTCGTGGGTGTGCTGGTAGGCTCCTTCATCTCGGGGCAGCTGTCAGACAG gTTTGGCCGTAAGAACGTGCTGTTTGTGACCATGGCCATGCAAACGGGCTTCAGCTTCGTGCAAGTCTTCTCCAAGAACTTCGAGATGTTCACTGTGCTGTTTGTCCTCGTAGGCATGGGCCAGATCTCCAACTACGTGGCAGCATTTGTCCTGG GAACAGAAATTCTCAGCAAGTCGGTCCGGATCGTGTTCTCGACGTTGGGCGTGTGCGTCTTCTACGCAGTGGGCTTCATGGTGCTGCCGCTGTTCGCCTACTTCATCCGGGACTGGCGGATGCTGCTGCTGGCGCTGACGGCGCCCGGGGTGCTGTGCGCCGCGCTGTGGTG GTTCATTCCGGAGTCTCCCCGCTGGCTCATCTCCCAGGGACGCTTTGCAGAGGCAGAGGTCATCATCCACAAGGCCGCCAAGATCAACGgtgtcctggcccctgccaccatcTTCGACCCGAGTGAG CTACAAGACCTAAACTCCAAGAAACAGCCATCTCACCGCATCCTGGATCTACTGCAAACCCGGAACATCAGAATGGTCACCATCATGTCCATAATCCTGTG GATGACCATCTCCGTGGGCTACTTCGGACTGTCCTTGGACACTCCTAACCTGCATGGGGACATCTACCTGAACTGCTTCTTGTCGGCAGTGGTGGAGGTGCCGGCGTACgtgctggcctggctgctgctgcgaTACCTGCCCCGGCGCTACTCCATGGCCGCCGCCCTCTTCCTGGGCGGAGGTGTGCTGCTGTTCGTGCAGCTGGTCCCTTCAG ACTTGTACTACTTGGCTACCATCCTGGTGATGATGGGCAAGTTTGGAGTCACTGCTGCCTTCTCCATGGTCTACGTGTACACGGCCGAGCTGTACCCAACCGTGGTCAGAAACATGGGCGTGGGTGTCAGCTCCATGGCATCCCGTCTTGGCAGCATCCTGTCACCCTATTTTGTGTACCTTG GTGCCTACGACCGCTTCCTGCCTTACATTCTCATGGGGAGCCTGACCGTCCTGACCGCCATCCTCACCTTGTTCCTCCCAGAGAGCTTCGGCGTTCCCCTACCGGACACCATTGACCAGATGCTGAGGGTCAAAGG ACTGAAATACAGGCATACCCCAAACCACACGAAGATACTGAGGGACAGCGAAGAGAGCCCGGCAATACTTAAGAGCACAGCGTTTTAG